A section of the Acidobacterium capsulatum ATCC 51196 genome encodes:
- a CDS encoding MmcQ/YjbR family DNA-binding protein: MDAERLRSYLLALPHVEETMQWGANLVFWVGDKRLGGKMFALANLEGDGRAVLSFAAGPERFAELVEREGIFPAPYLARAHWIALEDWQALPAPELKDLLREARDRVEAKMPKRIRETLALPASERKKLIAAGKKLPKKK; this comes from the coding sequence ATGGACGCCGAACGCCTTCGCAGCTATCTGCTCGCCCTGCCCCACGTCGAAGAAACCATGCAGTGGGGCGCGAACCTCGTCTTCTGGGTGGGCGACAAGCGCCTCGGCGGCAAGATGTTCGCGCTGGCCAACCTTGAGGGAGACGGCCGCGCCGTGCTCTCCTTTGCCGCCGGCCCGGAGCGCTTCGCCGAGTTGGTCGAGCGCGAAGGCATCTTTCCCGCGCCCTACCTGGCCCGCGCCCACTGGATCGCGCTCGAAGACTGGCAGGCCCTGCCCGCCCCGGAGTTGAAGGACCTGCTGCGCGAGGCCCGCGACCGGGTGGAAGCCAAAATGCCCAAACGCATCCGCGAGACGCTGGCCCTGCCCGCAAGCGAGCGCAAAAAACTCATCGCGGCCGGCAAGAAGCTGCCGAAGAAGAAGTAA
- a CDS encoding NAD-dependent epimerase/dehydratase family protein, whose product MPKALVTGGAGFFGGLLKQRLLTDGWEVVSYDRVPDAARHERLTSILADLRDGARVEQVFAAHRFDAVFHCAAALAHGLHIDKQDIWTSNVDATRLLAGTAQRHGVPKFIFLSTNCLWARNLGHPVAEDEPPQPVEIYGESKWAGEKELARIAENGGSMDIVMLRCPTIIDSGRLGLLAILFEFIHENKTVWVVGDGGNHYQFIYAEDLAQACLLALKAKGFHLFHVGSDNVPSLRQTYEAVIGAAGSRSRVRSLPKGPTLALMQLAHHLHLSPLGPYHYRMIAEDFVFDTSAIKRELGWQPTLTNGQMLERAYRYYAERSREIHERENVSAHSKPASMGLIRLLKWLS is encoded by the coding sequence ATGCCTAAAGCACTCGTCACCGGCGGAGCCGGATTTTTCGGCGGCCTGCTCAAGCAGCGCCTGCTTACCGACGGCTGGGAGGTCGTGAGCTATGACCGCGTGCCCGACGCGGCCCGCCACGAACGGCTCACCAGCATTCTGGCCGACCTGCGCGACGGCGCGCGTGTGGAGCAGGTCTTTGCCGCGCATCGCTTCGACGCGGTCTTTCATTGCGCGGCGGCGCTGGCGCATGGGCTGCACATCGACAAGCAGGACATCTGGACCTCGAACGTGGACGCCACCCGCCTGCTGGCCGGGACGGCGCAGCGGCACGGCGTGCCCAAGTTTATCTTCCTCTCGACCAACTGCCTATGGGCGCGCAACCTCGGTCATCCGGTGGCCGAAGACGAGCCGCCGCAGCCGGTGGAGATTTACGGCGAGTCCAAATGGGCCGGCGAGAAGGAGCTGGCCAGGATCGCGGAGAACGGCGGCAGCATGGACATCGTGATGCTGCGCTGCCCGACCATCATCGACAGCGGACGGCTCGGGCTGCTGGCGATTCTCTTCGAGTTCATCCACGAGAACAAGACGGTATGGGTGGTGGGCGATGGCGGCAACCACTACCAGTTCATCTATGCCGAAGACCTGGCCCAGGCCTGCCTGCTGGCGCTGAAGGCGAAGGGCTTCCATCTCTTCCATGTGGGCTCAGACAACGTGCCATCGCTGCGCCAGACCTACGAGGCGGTGATTGGCGCGGCGGGCAGCCGGTCGCGCGTGCGCAGCCTGCCCAAGGGGCCTACGCTGGCGCTCATGCAACTGGCGCATCATCTGCATCTGTCTCCGCTGGGGCCGTACCACTACCGCATGATTGCCGAGGACTTTGTCTTTGACACCTCCGCCATCAAGCGCGAATTGGGCTGGCAGCCCACGCTCACCAACGGGCAGATGCTCGAACGCGCCTACCGCTACTACGCCGAACGCAGCCGCGAGATTCACGAGCGGGAGAATGTCTCGGCGCACTCGAAGCCGGCCTCGATGGGGCTGATCCGTCTGCTGAAGTGGCTTTCCTGA
- a CDS encoding ArnT family glycosyltransferase, with protein MAESPRSSSLPRPTAAAEAPNGGALARFPWVIFWVGLVLRLGYMTFAHTWHIRTHWNHFEFGYEMGRIAHSLVTGHGYGNPFWGLSGPTAWEPPLYPWLLAGIFKVFGDYSPLSAWVTLALNCVFGAFTLPAVWQIARRCFSRKVAVWATWIWALYPAALQYDERWVWEMSLTCMLFAWVLALALRMRGIGEPGEARAEGATPGRWALFAVLWALIAFSNPSLQLFLPACGLWILWGSPRWKRQLAYGTMAAVIFLGCLAPWVYRNWVVFHHFIPVRSDFGFEFFDGNGPGSTGMIREYDQPFQDPVQMRKYRQMGEIAWMQWHMQETKAYLARHPGHFWRLTPKRIYMYWAGVPAAASPKWWADLGRSLNFEFTSLAGLFGLALALRRKAAGRWLFFWAFALLPVTYYLITVHARFRHPLEPLIDILGVYLFQSAEKSWRVRGFSRHA; from the coding sequence ATGGCTGAATCTCCTCGATCCTCATCTTTGCCCCGCCCCACGGCCGCGGCCGAAGCCCCGAACGGCGGCGCCCTCGCGCGCTTCCCCTGGGTGATCTTCTGGGTGGGCCTCGTGCTGCGCCTGGGCTACATGACCTTTGCGCACACCTGGCACATCCGCACGCACTGGAACCATTTCGAGTTCGGCTACGAGATGGGCCGCATCGCGCATTCGCTGGTGACCGGGCATGGCTACGGCAATCCTTTTTGGGGCTTGAGCGGTCCCACGGCCTGGGAGCCGCCGCTCTATCCGTGGCTGCTGGCCGGCATTTTCAAGGTGTTTGGCGACTACTCGCCGCTCTCGGCCTGGGTGACGCTGGCTCTCAACTGCGTCTTCGGCGCGTTCACCCTGCCGGCCGTCTGGCAGATTGCCCGCCGCTGCTTCTCCCGCAAAGTGGCGGTGTGGGCCACGTGGATCTGGGCGTTGTATCCCGCCGCGCTGCAATACGACGAGCGCTGGGTCTGGGAGATGTCGCTGACCTGCATGCTCTTCGCATGGGTGCTGGCGCTGGCGCTCAGAATGCGCGGCATCGGCGAGCCGGGCGAGGCACGCGCCGAGGGGGCCACTCCCGGCCGGTGGGCGCTGTTTGCCGTGCTGTGGGCGCTGATTGCATTCAGCAATCCCTCGCTGCAGCTCTTTTTGCCGGCGTGCGGCCTCTGGATTCTGTGGGGCTCTCCCCGATGGAAGCGCCAACTGGCTTACGGCACCATGGCGGCAGTGATCTTTCTGGGCTGCCTCGCGCCGTGGGTCTATCGCAACTGGGTGGTTTTCCATCACTTCATCCCGGTGCGGTCTGACTTTGGTTTCGAGTTTTTTGACGGCAACGGGCCCGGCTCGACCGGCATGATTCGCGAGTATGACCAGCCTTTTCAAGACCCCGTGCAGATGCGCAAGTACCGCCAGATGGGTGAGATTGCCTGGATGCAGTGGCACATGCAGGAGACCAAAGCCTATCTGGCCAGGCATCCCGGCCACTTCTGGCGGCTGACGCCCAAGCGCATTTACATGTACTGGGCCGGGGTTCCGGCGGCTGCCAGCCCCAAGTGGTGGGCTGATCTTGGCCGCAGTCTCAATTTTGAGTTCACGAGCCTGGCCGGGCTCTTTGGGCTGGCGCTGGCCCTGCGGCGCAAAGCTGCCGGCCGGTGGCTCTTCTTCTGGGCCTTTGCCCTGCTGCCGGTCACCTATTACCTCATCACGGTGCATGCGCGCTTCCGCCATCCGCTGGAGCCGCTCATCGATATTCTTGGGGTGTACCTCTTCCAGTCGGCGGAAAAGAGCTGGAGAGTCAGAGGATTTTCACGTCATGCCTAA
- the rpmB gene encoding 50S ribosomal protein L28: MAQVCEICGKGPQFGNNISHAHNVTRRRWNVNLRPVKVKVGPTANKRVRVCTSCIKSGKITKA, translated from the coding sequence ATGGCTCAGGTCTGCGAAATCTGCGGCAAAGGCCCGCAGTTCGGCAACAACATCTCGCACGCGCACAATGTGACGCGCCGCCGCTGGAACGTCAATCTGCGTCCGGTCAAGGTCAAGGTTGGCCCCACAGCCAACAAGCGGGTGCGCGTCTGCACCAGCTGCATCAAGTCCGGCAAGATCACCAAGGCGTAA
- a CDS encoding sulfite exporter TauE/SafE family protein, translated as MQYLLGGLIAAFIALTGVGAGTITVPLLILFLHVPAVVAVTVGLMYSAAVKLILVPAQIWRKNVSWKVLGFMLAGGAPGVLIGALLLRRFAGPGAERGVEGVLGLILIFTAVYQIIFSFRPVTARPENQNKLRLLPLLMLPVGAEVGFSSAGAGALGSAALLTLTQLTPAQVVGTDILFGFTLSLLGGSAHWFAHTLNAHLLLHMVEGGAIGAVLGTLLAPRVPKRPLRFALWIWLLLIGSMFVYRIFFAG; from the coding sequence ATGCAATATCTTCTTGGCGGTCTGATCGCCGCGTTCATCGCGCTCACCGGCGTCGGAGCGGGCACCATCACGGTGCCGCTGCTGATCCTGTTTCTGCATGTGCCCGCCGTGGTGGCGGTCACGGTGGGCCTGATGTACTCGGCCGCCGTGAAGCTGATTCTGGTGCCCGCGCAGATCTGGCGCAAAAACGTCTCATGGAAGGTGCTGGGCTTCATGCTGGCGGGCGGCGCGCCCGGCGTGCTGATCGGCGCGCTGCTGCTGCGGCGCTTTGCCGGTCCCGGCGCCGAGCGCGGGGTGGAAGGCGTGCTCGGCCTCATCCTCATCTTTACGGCGGTCTATCAAATTATCTTTTCCTTCCGCCCGGTCACGGCGCGCCCTGAGAATCAGAACAAGCTGCGCCTGCTGCCGCTGCTGATGCTGCCTGTCGGCGCGGAGGTGGGCTTTTCCTCCGCCGGAGCCGGAGCCCTCGGCAGCGCCGCCCTGCTGACGCTCACCCAGCTCACGCCCGCGCAGGTGGTCGGCACTGACATTCTCTTCGGCTTCACGCTCTCCCTGCTGGGCGGCAGCGCGCACTGGTTTGCACATACGCTCAACGCGCATCTGCTGCTGCACATGGTGGAGGGCGGCGCCATCGGCGCGGTGCTGGGCACATTGCTCGCGCCCCGGGTGCCAAAGCGTCCGCTGCGCTTCGCCCTCTGGATCTGGTTGCTGCTGATCGGCAGCATGTTTGTGTACCGCATCTTTTTTGCGGGCTGA
- a CDS encoding phosphoadenylyl-sulfate reductase yields the protein MSENSSGTLSPELSEKLARVRGHLQQAFASAPANEDVCITCSFQAEDVLLLKLALELRPEIPTLFLDTGYHFAETYAYRDQIAEAWKVNLINLLPAKTVAEQEAEFGLLYQQSPDRCCGLRKVEPLFRAVAGYKIWFTGLRREQAKSRAALEESAPFTLPGGQQVLKVSPLADWTTKDVWYACQHYGIPLLSLYDKGYSSIGCEPCTFLPSDPNDPRSGRWGGRKVECGIHIQAAPAQS from the coding sequence ATGAGCGAGAACAGCAGCGGGACTCTGAGTCCTGAATTGAGCGAGAAGCTGGCGCGCGTGCGCGGCCACCTGCAGCAGGCCTTTGCCTCTGCGCCTGCCAACGAAGATGTCTGCATCACGTGCAGCTTTCAGGCTGAGGATGTGCTGCTGCTGAAGCTCGCCCTTGAGCTTCGTCCCGAGATTCCTACGCTGTTTCTCGATACCGGCTATCACTTTGCCGAGACCTATGCCTACCGCGACCAGATCGCCGAGGCATGGAAGGTGAACCTCATCAATCTGTTGCCCGCGAAAACTGTTGCCGAGCAGGAGGCCGAGTTTGGCCTGCTCTATCAGCAGAGCCCTGACCGCTGCTGCGGCCTGCGCAAAGTTGAGCCGCTCTTTCGTGCCGTTGCCGGTTACAAAATCTGGTTCACGGGCCTGCGCCGCGAGCAGGCAAAGAGCCGCGCCGCGCTCGAGGAGTCCGCACCCTTCACGCTGCCCGGCGGCCAGCAGGTGCTCAAGGTGAGCCCGCTCGCCGACTGGACCACCAAAGACGTCTGGTACGCCTGCCAGCACTACGGCATTCCGCTGCTGTCGCTTTATGACAAGGGCTACTCTTCCATCGGCTGCGAGCCCTGCACCTTTCTGCCGTCTGATCCCAACGATCCGCGCTCGGGCCGCTGGGGCGGCCGCAAAGTGGAGTGCGGCATTCACATTCAGGCCGCACCGGCGCAATCGTAA
- the cysN gene encoding sulfate adenylyltransferase subunit CysN yields the protein MSSPGLESKQLQNDLAAPFSIDEFLAQERGKDLFRFSTAGSVDDGKSTLIGRLLYDTRSVYDDHVRSIEGKGTTGAGQLDFALLTDGLRAEREQGITIDVAYRYFATARRKFIIADTPGHEQYTRNMATGASTADAAIVLVDARKGVLIQSRRHAYIASLLGVRHILVAVNKMDLVDYSQQVFDEIQREFAAFLESASAGNLKANLYFLPVSALLGVNVVHRSPETPWYTGPSLLELLESLPSVEGAGEAALRFPVQRVVRPNQNFRGFAGQIASGTVRVGDDITVLPSGRSSRVERIVTFDGDLAEAPAPLSVTLTLEDELDISRGDLITHSDSQAQLARRFDASLVWMDAEALDPERRYLLKHTSHSVPVRSLRVLHRVDVGTLDQSPAVSLAMNEIGVVEIETRRPLALDRYADLRSTGAFVLIDAKTNATVAAGMVRALHREELSAMRRGPVTPELRAQRWGHEGMVVELTGPAELADVLEHALFDLGAVTVRALQRAPGLHAALTSAGVLVLVHQEGPAPAELSFDGGASLTVETDDLNAAVAALIRHLREHKVLQ from the coding sequence ATGTCTTCTCCGGGTTTGGAATCAAAACAGTTACAAAATGATCTGGCCGCCCCGTTTTCCATCGACGAGTTTCTCGCTCAGGAGCGCGGCAAGGACCTCTTCCGCTTCTCCACCGCCGGCTCGGTCGATGACGGCAAGTCCACGCTGATTGGCCGCCTGCTCTATGACACGCGCAGCGTCTATGACGATCATGTGCGCTCCATTGAGGGCAAAGGCACCACCGGCGCGGGCCAGCTTGACTTTGCGCTGCTCACCGACGGCCTGCGTGCCGAGCGCGAGCAGGGCATCACCATTGACGTGGCCTATCGCTACTTTGCAACCGCGCGGCGCAAATTCATCATTGCCGACACACCCGGCCACGAGCAGTACACACGCAACATGGCCACCGGCGCATCCACGGCCGACGCGGCCATTGTGCTGGTCGATGCGCGCAAAGGTGTGCTCATCCAGTCGCGCCGGCATGCCTATATTGCTTCGCTGCTGGGCGTGCGCCACATTCTGGTAGCCGTCAACAAAATGGATCTGGTGGACTACAGCCAGCAGGTCTTTGACGAGATTCAGCGCGAGTTTGCCGCGTTTCTTGAGAGCGCCAGCGCGGGCAACCTCAAAGCCAATCTCTACTTTTTGCCGGTGAGCGCGCTGCTCGGCGTCAACGTGGTGCATCGCTCGCCAGAGACGCCCTGGTACACGGGGCCGTCGCTGTTGGAACTGCTCGAATCGCTGCCGAGCGTCGAAGGCGCGGGCGAGGCCGCCCTGCGCTTTCCGGTGCAGCGCGTCGTGCGGCCGAATCAGAACTTCCGCGGCTTCGCCGGGCAAATTGCCTCGGGAACGGTGCGCGTGGGCGATGACATCACGGTGCTGCCCTCGGGCCGCAGTTCGCGCGTCGAGCGCATCGTCACCTTTGACGGTGATCTCGCGGAGGCGCCGGCGCCGCTCTCCGTCACGCTCACTCTCGAAGACGAGCTCGACATCAGCCGCGGTGACCTCATCACGCACAGCGACTCGCAGGCGCAACTGGCGCGGCGATTCGATGCCTCGCTCGTCTGGATGGACGCCGAAGCGCTCGATCCTGAGCGGCGTTATCTGCTCAAGCACACCAGCCACAGCGTGCCGGTGCGTTCGCTGCGCGTACTGCATCGTGTCGATGTCGGCACGCTTGATCAATCCCCGGCCGTCAGCCTCGCGATGAATGAGATCGGCGTCGTCGAGATTGAGACGCGGCGGCCGCTGGCGCTCGATCGCTATGCGGACCTGCGCTCGACCGGAGCCTTTGTGCTCATCGATGCCAAGACCAACGCGACGGTCGCGGCCGGCATGGTGCGCGCGCTGCATCGCGAAGAGCTGAGCGCCATGCGCCGTGGTCCCGTGACGCCCGAGTTGCGCGCACAGCGCTGGGGTCATGAGGGCATGGTGGTTGAGCTCACCGGTCCCGCCGAACTTGCCGATGTGCTGGAGCATGCGCTCTTTGATCTGGGCGCGGTCACCGTGCGCGCCTTGCAGCGTGCGCCAGGGCTGCATGCGGCGCTGACCTCAGCCGGCGTTCTGGTGCTCGTGCATCAGGAGGGCCCCGCCCCCGCTGAACTGAGCTTTGACGGCGGCGCGTCGCTGACCGTGGAGACCGATGACCTGAACGCCGCGGTGGCCGCGTTGATCCGGCATCTGCGCGAACACAAGGTACTGCAATAG
- the cysD gene encoding sulfate adenylyltransferase subunit CysD, which yields MLATEQSASSQTLSHGSDRAARLSHLRLLEAESIHILREVASEFERPVMLYSIGKDSSVMLRLAEKAFYPGPIPFPLLHIDTGFKFAEMLEFRDNMAKSIGAELLVWRNEPAIAAGTNPIALDTKRCCALLKTQALLDALRHYGFDAAFGGARRDEEKARAKERIYSFRDGSGQWDPKNQRPELWNLYNARIHPGESIRVFPLSNWTEMDVWQYIHEENIPIVDLYYAKERPMYVRGETLLPIEQDFVAWPGEKPQMVRSRLRSLGCSPCTGAIRSDADTLPKIIAELLSFRSSERANRVIDHDQEGSMEIKKREGYF from the coding sequence ATGCTGGCCACCGAGCAATCTGCCTCTTCTCAAACTCTCTCTCACGGCTCTGACCGCGCGGCGCGTCTCAGCCATCTGCGGCTGCTCGAAGCCGAGAGCATCCACATCCTCAGGGAAGTGGCCTCGGAGTTCGAGCGGCCCGTCATGCTGTACTCCATCGGCAAAGACTCCTCGGTGATGCTGCGGCTGGCGGAAAAAGCCTTCTATCCCGGGCCCATTCCGTTTCCGCTGCTGCACATTGACACCGGCTTCAAGTTTGCCGAGATGCTTGAGTTCCGCGACAACATGGCCAAATCCATTGGCGCGGAGCTGCTGGTGTGGCGCAATGAGCCCGCCATCGCCGCCGGAACCAACCCCATCGCGCTCGACACCAAGCGCTGCTGCGCGCTGCTCAAGACGCAGGCGCTGCTCGACGCGCTGCGCCACTATGGCTTTGACGCGGCCTTTGGCGGTGCGCGCCGCGATGAGGAAAAGGCGCGCGCCAAGGAGCGCATCTACTCCTTCCGCGACGGCAGCGGCCAGTGGGACCCCAAGAATCAGCGCCCCGAGTTGTGGAACCTCTACAACGCGCGCATCCATCCGGGCGAGAGCATTCGCGTCTTCCCGCTCTCCAACTGGACCGAGATGGATGTGTGGCAATACATCCACGAAGAAAACATCCCCATCGTCGATCTCTACTACGCGAAAGAGCGGCCCATGTATGTGCGCGGAGAAACCCTGCTGCCCATTGAGCAGGACTTCGTGGCCTGGCCCGGCGAGAAGCCGCAGATGGTCCGCTCGCGGCTGCGTTCGCTGGGCTGCAGCCCCTGCACCGGCGCCATTCGTTCTGACGCGGACACGCTGCCGAAGATCATCGCCGAGCTGTTGTCGTTCCGCTCCTCAGAGCGCGCCAACCGCGTGATTGACCACGATCAGGAAGGCTCCATGGAGATCAAGAAGCGGGAGGGGTATTTCTAA
- the msrB gene encoding peptide-methionine (R)-S-oxide reductase MsrB yields the protein MDKIQKSDAEWREELTPEQYYILRQKGTEPAFTGALYRNHDSGAYHCAACGALLFKSDTKFESGSGWPSFWNPAENAAVEAHEDNSHGMRRIEVTCARCGGHLGHVFPDGPRPTGLRYCINSASLRFEKEK from the coding sequence ATGGACAAGATTCAGAAGAGCGACGCCGAGTGGCGCGAAGAGCTGACCCCGGAGCAGTACTACATCCTGCGGCAAAAGGGCACGGAGCCTGCATTCACCGGCGCGCTCTACCGCAATCACGACAGCGGAGCCTATCACTGCGCCGCCTGCGGAGCGCTGCTGTTCAAGAGCGACACCAAGTTTGAGTCCGGCAGCGGATGGCCGAGTTTCTGGAATCCGGCCGAAAATGCCGCCGTCGAAGCGCATGAGGACAACAGCCACGGCATGCGCCGCATTGAGGTCACCTGCGCGCGCTGCGGCGGCCACCTGGGGCACGTTTTCCCTGACGGACCCCGCCCGACGGGCCTGCGCTATTGCATCAATTCCGCCTCGCTGCGCTTTGAAAAAGAGAAATAG
- a CDS encoding RidA family protein — MSKQAVATKGAPEAIGPYSQAVRVGDFLYTSGQVALDPQTGAMSSGGIEEQTVRVCENLKAVLAAAGAGMQQVVKTTVFLKQMSDFAAMNAIYARYFAPEGEVAPARSTVAVAALPKDALVEIEVIAKL, encoded by the coding sequence ATGAGCAAGCAGGCAGTGGCAACCAAAGGTGCTCCAGAGGCAATTGGGCCTTATTCGCAGGCCGTGCGCGTGGGCGATTTTCTCTACACATCCGGGCAGGTGGCGCTCGATCCCCAGACCGGCGCAATGTCCTCGGGCGGCATCGAGGAGCAGACCGTGCGCGTCTGCGAAAACCTCAAGGCCGTGCTGGCCGCGGCCGGCGCCGGCATGCAGCAGGTGGTGAAAACCACCGTCTTCCTCAAGCAGATGAGCGACTTCGCTGCCATGAACGCGATCTATGCCCGCTATTTTGCGCCCGAGGGCGAGGTGGCTCCGGCGCGGTCCACGGTGGCCGTGGCGGCGCTGCCCAAGGATGCGCTGGTGGAAATCGAAGTGATTGCAAAACTGTAA
- a CDS encoding VWA domain-containing protein, with the protein MITVFQRSHARTVAALAFSVLLSASALAQTSQAPAQQQKPEPQPLQPVQQQPGSSPAHPTFTLTTNVNEVDLVFTVTDSHGNFVKNLKESDFALLDDHRAPAAVYSFTQQTQLPLRLGILVDTSTSIRERFQFEQQAVTNFLLQVLRPKTDEAFVEGFDEAPNFILNWSNNLDTLSSAIQDLHPGGGTALYDAVYSACRDKLLNAASGPIYVRRAIILVSDGDDNQSHAYLTDAIKECQRAQTAIYAVSTDTDPTPDPGDDILRKMAEETGGRAFFPRVITNLPASFNSVEDELRSQYALVYKPADFKANGQFRSIYLYCLEHKYKVHAMKGYFTPKLE; encoded by the coding sequence ATGATTACCGTATTCCAGCGTTCTCATGCACGCACTGTTGCGGCACTCGCCTTCTCTGTTCTCCTTTCCGCCAGCGCATTGGCCCAGACGTCGCAAGCGCCCGCGCAGCAGCAGAAGCCAGAGCCGCAGCCTCTTCAGCCGGTCCAGCAGCAGCCGGGCTCGTCGCCTGCTCACCCCACCTTCACGCTGACCACCAACGTCAACGAAGTGGACCTGGTCTTCACCGTCACGGACAGCCACGGCAACTTTGTGAAGAACCTGAAGGAGAGCGACTTCGCGCTGCTCGATGACCACCGCGCACCGGCCGCCGTCTACAGCTTCACGCAGCAGACGCAGTTGCCGCTGCGGCTCGGCATTCTGGTGGATACCAGCACGTCGATTCGCGAACGCTTTCAGTTTGAGCAGCAGGCGGTGACCAACTTTCTGCTGCAGGTGCTGCGCCCCAAGACCGACGAGGCCTTTGTCGAGGGCTTTGATGAAGCGCCGAACTTCATCCTGAACTGGTCCAATAATCTCGACACGCTCTCCTCGGCCATTCAGGATCTGCACCCGGGCGGCGGCACCGCGCTCTATGACGCGGTGTACAGCGCCTGCCGCGACAAGCTGCTGAATGCGGCCAGCGGACCGATCTATGTGCGCCGCGCCATCATCCTGGTCTCAGACGGCGACGACAATCAGAGCCACGCCTACCTGACCGACGCCATCAAGGAATGCCAGCGCGCGCAGACTGCAATCTACGCCGTCAGCACCGACACTGATCCAACGCCGGACCCCGGCGACGACATTCTGCGCAAGATGGCCGAAGAGACCGGCGGACGCGCCTTCTTTCCGCGCGTGATCACCAACCTGCCCGCCAGCTTCAATTCTGTGGAAGACGAACTGCGCAGCCAGTATGCGCTGGTCTACAAACCGGCAGACTTCAAGGCGAATGGGCAGTTCCGCTCGATCTACCTCTATTGCCTGGAACACAAGTACAAGGTCCACGCGATGAAGGGCTACTTCACGCCCAAGCTGGAGTAG